A portion of the Cryptomeria japonica chromosome 5, Sugi_1.0, whole genome shotgun sequence genome contains these proteins:
- the LOC131037234 gene encoding uncharacterized protein LOC131037234, whose protein sequence is MLYSDMVKMGNSCDSENVKIVGSGSSTDRTGNNGDEQIDKKGQDHEEEDKDDTEEKNAEEKQEDEQDLGQWAQVGNEEDEEEEDEDDAEVEEEDKDDTEEENSKEEQDVGQWVQDDDEAEDEEDDGEEYDDTEEENAEEKTDVGQWAQDDDEDDDDDAEEDDDGKQEDYISGSSSDVGSGDSSATESPTNLDINRGDDQQVYEEDDDVQDEKEKDDAEDDEETDTQTEEDKQETDGNEANPSNSDVDITGSSSDDIMRENYSFSDLINEILSIPDEEDEQENDGNEANPSDSDVDITGSSSDDVVGEDSLSSDMPINESLSNGDEQERDQLGEDLCQEEEDAEYDGEKEDGKDGRGRTENEDSENEQEDAFDSKEDDDKEGKQEYDYTTDEDGGNTGKTEMDTEDAIAEEGEDDKAREAGVEKAESEINLKRARSSEGNQDLNYTLNSKRQRTSEEKADQTHYGDQ, encoded by the coding sequence ATGTTATACTCTGACATGGTCAAAATGGGTAATTCATGTGATTCTGAGAATGTAAAGATTGTGGGTTCCGGCTCCTCGACGGATCGCACCGGAAACAATGGAGATGAACAAATTGATAAGAAGGGACAAGAtcatgaagaagaagataaggatgaTACAGAAGAGAAAAATGCTgaagaaaaacaagaagatgaaCAAGATCTAGGTCAGTGGGCACAAGTTggcaatgaagaagatgaagaagaagaagatgaagatgacgcagaagttgaagaagaagataaggatgaTACAGAAGAGGAAAATTCAAAAGAAGAACAAGATGTGGGTCAGTGGGTACAAGATGATGATGAAGCAGAAGATGAAGAAGACGATGGTGAAGAATACGATGATACGGAAGAGGAAAATGCTGAAGAAAAAACAGATGTGGGTCAGTGGGCACAGGATGAtgacgaagatgatgatgatgatgcagaggaAGACGATGACGGAAAGCAAGAAGATTATATCAGTGGCAGCTCATCTGATGTTGGGAGTGGCGATTCTTCGGCTACTGAGTCCCCAACAAATCTAGACATAAATAGAGGAGATGATCAACAAGtatatgaagaagatgatgatgtacaagatgaaaaagaaaaagatgatgCAGAAGATGATGAAGAGACAGATACACAAACAGAAGAGGATAAGCAAGAAACTGATGGAAATGAAGCTAATCCTAGCAATAGCGACGTAGACATCACTGGCAGTTCATCTGATGATATTATGAGAGAGAATTATTCGTTTTCTGACTTAATAAATGAAATCCtaagcattccagatgaagaggaTGAGCAAGAAAATGATGGCAATGAAGCTAACCCCAGCGATAGCGACGTAGACATCACTGGCAGTTCATCTGATGATGTTGTGGGAGAGGATTCTTTGTCTTCTGACATGCCAATAAATGAAAGCCTAAGCAATGGAGATGAACAAGAAAGAGATCAGCTAGGAGAAGATCTAtgtcaagaagaagaagatgcagaataTGATGGTGAAAAAGAAGATGgcaaagatggaagaggaagaacagaAAATGAAGATTCAGAAAATGAGCAAGAAGATGCGTTTGATagtaaagaagatgatgataaggAAGGTAAGCAAGAATATGATTATACCACTGATGAGGACGGAGGAAATACAGGAAAAACAGAAATGGATACGGAAGATGCTATTGCAGAGGAAGGTGAGGATGATAAAGCAAGAGAGGCAGGAGTAGAAAAGGCTGAATCA